Genomic segment of Zonotrichia albicollis isolate bZonAlb1 chromosome 36, bZonAlb1.hap1, whole genome shotgun sequence:
GCTGCGGGCAGTGACCCGGAAGCTGTAGGTGACCCCCGGCCGCAGCCCGGCCACGCTCACCGATTGGCCGCGCAGCCCGCGCGGGTCGGGGGGCGGCGCCCAGGCCACGCCCCCGCAGGGCCCGCACGCGGGGtgcgggggcggggcctggcCCCGGGGGGCGGGGCAGGCGCGGCACGTCACGTGGTACCGCAGGTCCGCACGCTCCGCCCCCGCGCGGGGGGGGCTCCAGGACAGACGGACACCGGAGCCGTTCACGTGGGCCTGGAGGGCTCGGGGGGCCGAGGGGGGCGCTGTGGGGCACAATGGGGGGGTCAGGaggccctgggacccccccgAGGAGAAACCCCCTCAGGAACCCCCAAATACCCCTCTGAGACCCCCAAACCGCTCCAGGACAGACGGACACCTGAGCCGTTCACGTGGGCCTGGAGGGCCCGGGGGGCCGAGGGGGGCGCTGTGGGGCACAATGGGGGGGGGTCAGGGGAGAAACCcccccaggaacccccaaacccacccaaaaggCCCtgaatcccccccaaatccccccggtCCCATCACCAGAGCGGGGGTCCGGGGCTCCCTCCCCGTTGCCCCGGTAGAACCCCCCCCaagacaccccaaatccccccagttTCGGTACCGGAGCATCGTCCCGCGGGTCGCTCCCCGTTGGCCTGATAGaatcccccaaaacaccccgAATCCCCCCGAAATGCCCCAAAACGCCCCCATTACCGGAGCACGGTTCCGCGGGTCCCTCCCCGTGGCCCCGGTAGGAGCCCGGCCGGCAGCGGCACCCGGCGGCCCCGGGGGAGGGGGCTTCGCTCTGGGGGGGGCAGGGCCGGCACCGACCCCCGCCCGGCTCCGCCTTGAACGTCTGGGGGGGACacgctggggacacacagagagaGGGGGGGGTCAGTGGGGATGGCCAGAGACCCCCAAACGGCATAAAACacaccaaaacaccccaaaacgcCCTAAAAACTCCCTGAAACACcctaaaataacccaaaaaagcCCCTAAAATACGCTATAATGTACCAAACACACCAAAAGCACCCTAAACCACCGCAAAACACCCAAGAAACCCTACAAGACACCAAAACACCTTGAAACACCCCCACACACCCCCAAACCGCTGCAAAATCACAgcaaaaccacagcaaaaacACCCTAAACCACctcaaaacaccaaaaaccccacagagacTCTCCAACGAcctaaaacaccccaaacaccACCCCATAAATCACCCAAATTCTCCCTAAATCACCCCAAACTCACGCCGACACCCTGTTCCTTCACTGGGctccatcccaatcccacagacacagcccagggcgGGCGGCTCGGCCTAGCACCTGTCCCACAGCCCAAATCCAcctaaaacaccccaaacaccatcccaaacaccccaaaaccaccataaatcaccccaaacaccccataAATCACCTAAATTCCCCCTAAATCACCCCAAACTCACGCCGACACCCCGGGCCCTCGCTCGGctccatcccaatcccacagacacagcccagggcCGGTGGCTCGGCCTAGCACCTGTCccacaccccaaatccatctcaaacaccccaaacaccccataAATCACCCAAAACCAGCTGAAATCGCCCCAAACTCACGCCGACACCCCGTTCCCTCGCTGGGCTCCATCCCGATCCCGCACACGCATCCCAGCGCCGGGGGCTCGGCCCATTGTCCATCCTCACGGCAGTACATCAGCGGCGTGCCCTCGGCGGCGGGCACGGCGCCCGGCACGCACTCGCCGGGCACGGGCGCCACCAGCTCGGCGGGCACGGTGCCGGGGAAGCGGGCGAGGCGCGCGGTGGCGGCGGGGCAGCGGCGGAAGAAGAGGCGCACCGAGAGCAGCGCCATGCAGGCGCCCAGGTCCTGGAAGGCCAGGTAGAAGCCGGCGCGGCGCAGCGGGCCCAGCCGCAGCACCTTGCGGTTGACGCGGCCCCGGGGCCCGCCCGGCCGCGCCAGGTGCTCGGCCGCCACCGTGTCCACCTTCACGTAGGGGTTCTCCATCCAGGGCGGCGACGTGGCCGTGGCCGTGTCGGCGTCCGACTCGTGGTAGAACACCGAGAACGTCTCCTTGCACGTGCGGGGGGCGCTGCggccgcggcgggcggggcCCGGCGGGTGGAACGGGTGCAGACCGAGGGGTTCAGGGTGGTTTCCATGGAGATCGAGGGGTTTGGGGCTGTTTCCATGGAGATCGAGGGGTTCGGGGTGGTTTCCATGGAGATCGAGGGGTTCGGGGTCGTTTCCATGGAGATCAATAGGTTTTGGGTCCTTTCCCTGGACATCAAGGGGTTCAGGGTGGTGTCCGTGGAGACCAACATGTTTTGGGTCATTTCCATGGAGATCGAGGGGTtcggggtggttgccatggataTTGAGGGGTTTAGGGTCCTTTTCCTTGAGATCAACAGTTTTGGTGTCACTTCCACGGAGATTGATGGGTTTTGGGTCATTTTCATGAAGACTGAGGTATTTGGGGTTGTTGCCATGGAGATCGAGGTTGCCAAGGGGATGCCCGGGGGCGtgtccaggtgtgtccccaggtgtgtctggagctgccccagctgtcccctgtgtcctgggcaggctgtcactgtccctgtccctgtccctgtccctgtccctgtcagtgtcccgtgtccccaatgtccccggtgtcccctgtccctccagcCGGCTGTCGctgtcccgtgtcccccccaGGCTGTCACTGTCGCTGTCCCTGTCCGGTATCCCCCGCGCCGCCCGTGTCCTGCCCGGTGTCCCCGGTCCCCCCGGTGCCGCCCCGAGGCTGTCGCAGGCCATGACGGTGAACCGGATCTCGGCCATCACGGTGGTGGCGGCGCCGCGGGGCACCCAGCGCGACCGGAGCCAGCTGTTCTGGGCGgggctccagctgtgctgggcggGGCTCCGGCCCCGCGCGGGGGCGTGGTCGCgctcggccccgcccccgccccgccccgagCACACCTCGAAGGTGCGAACGGCCCCGCCCAGCTCCGCGTCCAGCGCGCTCAGCTCCTCCCACTgccggacggacggacggacagatggacagacggacagggggacacgggggggaca
This window contains:
- the EPHB4 gene encoding ephrin type-B receptor 4 isoform X1 — encoded protein: MGLWLLWLWVPLGLAEEETLLDTRLETSDLRWTVHPPGEGQWEELSALDAELGGAVRTFEVCSGRGGGGAERDHAPARGRSPAQHSWSPAQNSWLRSRWVPRGAATTVMAEIRFTVMACDSLGAAPGGPGTPGRTRAARGIPDRDSDSDSLGGTRDSDSRLEGQGTPGTLGTRDTDRDRDRDRDRDSDSLPRTQGTAGAAPDTPGDTPGHAPGHPLGNLDLHGNNPKYLSLHENDPKPINLRGSDTKTVDLKEKDPKPLNIHGNHPEPLDLHGNDPKHVGLHGHHPEPLDVQGKDPKPIDLHGNDPEPLDLHGNHPEPLDLHGNSPKPLDLHGNHPEPLGLHPFHPPGPARRGRSAPRTCKETFSVFYHESDADTATATSPPWMENPYVKVDTVAAEHLARPGGPRGRVNRKVLRLGPLRRAGFYLAFQDLGACMALLSVRLFFRRCPAATARLARFPGTVPAELVAPVPGECVPGAVPAAEGTPLMYCREDGQWAEPPALGCVCGIGMEPSEGTGCRPCPPQTFKAEPGGGRCRPCPPQSEAPSPGAAGCRCRPGSYRGHGEGPAEPCSAPPSAPRALQAHVNGSGVRLSWSPPRAGAERADLRYHVTCRACPAPRGQAPPPHPACGPCGGVAWAPPPDPRGLRGQSVSVAGLRPGVTYSFRVTARSGVTAPGSPPPEPPAAEINVTAGADVPPPVLDVVRVGGGPGGVTLAWPSPPPAPPVLDWEVKVYEKVGGGEGPPQFVTVPRPRAELGGLRRGGLYGVRVRARSEGGYGDFGPETTVSTAGSEGARGGPGGVVAGAAALGGLLVLALLGGALLALRRWRLRAEKQRREPNPGGAGGKLYIDPLTYEDPEVALRDFAQEIDVTCVTIEEVIGAGEFGEVWRGRLSLPGQPEAEVAVKTLKGGAGERQRREFLREAARMAQFLHPNVLRLRGVVSAGSPAMIVTEFLLHGALDAFLRGREGTLSPLQLVAMLRGIAAGMRYLAEAGFVHRDLAARNILVDAHLVCKVSDFGLSRALDGDRDNDPTYTSSLGGKIPIRWTAPEAIAFRTFTSASDAWSYGIVMWEVLSFGERPYWDMSNQDVINAIEQDYRLPPPPRCPPALHRLMLQCWQRERHARPTFPHLVRALDRLIRHPQSLRSPSPSCLEPAPPKAEPTPSPPSGGHLEPLGVTGLELLPHLSREDLLRMGVTLPGQQSPPKGDPQC